A window from Gemmatimonadaceae bacterium encodes these proteins:
- a CDS encoding aminotransferase class I/II-fold pyridoxal phosphate-dependent enzyme codes for MPTAIDLRSDTVTRPTSAMRRAMAEAEVGDDVLDGDPMVRRLEETVAALLGKPRGLFFPTGTMANQAALWLLGESGTEVYCHDDSHIVNWEIAGTAALAGLQVRVVRGAPVLEAEALKAMFRPASPHAPRASLVCAENTHNGAGGMVTPLKDLQRIRDVAAEQGLPLHLDGARLWNAHIATGTPLKDFAACAETVMCSFSKGLGAPVGATLVGSERAMAKAWEVRKRLGGGMRQSGILAAAALHGLEHHLPKLAEDHRRAKALASGLAEIKDLSVVTPDTNIVMVDLPSRHTAFDVVTRAREAGVLVTPWSATRIRAVLHLDVDDAALATALARLQEVLR; via the coding sequence GTGCCCACCGCCATCGACCTGCGCAGCGACACCGTCACCCGACCGACGAGCGCGATGCGTCGCGCGATGGCCGAGGCGGAAGTCGGCGACGACGTGCTCGACGGCGATCCCATGGTGCGCCGCCTCGAGGAGACGGTGGCCGCGCTGCTCGGCAAGCCGCGCGGCCTGTTCTTCCCCACGGGCACGATGGCCAACCAGGCCGCGCTGTGGCTGCTCGGCGAGTCGGGCACCGAGGTCTACTGCCACGACGACTCGCACATCGTGAATTGGGAGATCGCCGGCACGGCCGCGTTGGCGGGCCTGCAGGTGCGCGTGGTGCGCGGCGCGCCGGTGCTCGAGGCCGAGGCGCTCAAGGCGATGTTCCGTCCGGCCTCGCCGCACGCACCGCGCGCCTCGCTGGTCTGCGCGGAGAACACGCACAACGGCGCCGGCGGGATGGTGACGCCGCTCAAGGACCTGCAGCGCATTCGCGATGTGGCGGCGGAGCAGGGGCTGCCGTTGCATCTCGATGGCGCGCGCCTATGGAACGCGCACATCGCCACCGGCACGCCGCTCAAGGACTTCGCCGCCTGCGCCGAGACGGTGATGTGCTCCTTCAGCAAGGGACTGGGCGCGCCGGTGGGCGCGACGCTGGTCGGCAGCGAGCGCGCGATGGCCAAGGCCTGGGAGGTGCGCAAGCGCCTTGGCGGCGGGATGCGGCAGTCGGGCATCCTCGCGGCGGCGGCGCTTCACGGCCTGGAGCACCACCTGCCGAAGTTGGCCGAGGATCATCGTCGCGCGAAGGCGTTGGCGTCGGGCCTGGCGGAGATCAAGGATCTATCGGTGGTGACGCCGGACACGAACATCGTGATGGTGGACCTGCCATCGCGGCACACGGCCTTTGATGTGGTGACCCGTGCCCGTGAGGCGGGGGTGCTCGTCACCCCTTGGAGCGCGACCCGGATCCGGGCGGTGCTGCATCTGGATGTGGACGATGCGGCCCTGGCGACGGCTCTCGCGCGACTCCAGGAGGTGCTGCGATGA
- a CDS encoding hybrid sensor histidine kinase/response regulator has translation MAEAFVVLQIPALRPAQVDLHEPNTTPTISARTLTESTGGLRARLSRSWRRMPLTAQLGALGALVTLAWFLTARVAADRVEAQTAARNEQLNLLRAADGATARLLTAATGMNSAQRGFVLGGGEALAVRYEMWRRSFEQDANLLREYLPTLGSTAVDLDRLVSAVEQLDREVGTPNFTAYRLRGDAAFGPGTPGRARQDEATRIYDEIRFTHGQLTRDVREAIVETQRQAELESALEEWENFLIRIAAVAIFLLLLVLLLRVVGRSLERVIRGAEALDAGNYEAARLPHVHTAPSRDMARLALTFERLAQSIETRERQLQSDIEQLKELERLKTDFVSTVSHELRTPLTSMRGALGLMLGGASGDLNPKGRDLLRIALTNTDRLIRLINDILDIEKIDAGHVSIRRDQLKIAPLLESTIAGLDNFAHDAGVTLSLAPVARIPVNGDSDRLTQVFTNLISNAVKFSPKGSSVEVAATEAAGEVRITVRDHGPGIPSEFASRIFGRFQQAGGAASRRSGGTGLGLAISKAITELHGGRIGFQDAPGGGTVFWVALPVAPRAPEGALEGHGVLIVEDDESMRAVLSALIEPFARPIPAGDAVAALRALETDQVRVIILDTGLPGMDGLSFARKLRQDPRFRTLSILLYSATGFAPEDLKDSGIRIADAFVKTRDTEASLVDRVRRELQGLP, from the coding sequence ATGGCGGAGGCATTCGTCGTCCTCCAGATTCCCGCTCTTCGCCCCGCCCAAGTGGACCTCCACGAGCCAAACACCACACCCACGATCTCCGCCCGGACGCTCACGGAGTCCACGGGTGGGCTGCGTGCACGACTCAGTCGGTCCTGGCGCCGGATGCCGTTGACGGCGCAGTTGGGCGCGCTGGGGGCGCTGGTAACGCTGGCGTGGTTCCTGACGGCTCGCGTCGCCGCCGACCGCGTGGAGGCACAGACTGCCGCCCGCAATGAGCAGCTCAACCTGCTGCGCGCCGCCGATGGTGCCACAGCCCGCCTGTTAACGGCGGCGACCGGCATGAACTCCGCCCAGCGCGGCTTCGTCCTCGGCGGCGGCGAGGCACTCGCCGTCCGCTACGAGATGTGGCGGCGCTCGTTCGAGCAGGATGCCAACCTGCTGCGCGAGTATCTGCCGACGCTGGGCAGCACGGCGGTCGATCTCGACCGGCTGGTGAGCGCCGTCGAACAACTGGATCGCGAGGTGGGCACGCCGAACTTCACGGCGTATCGCCTGCGCGGCGACGCGGCCTTCGGCCCGGGGACGCCAGGGCGCGCCCGCCAGGATGAGGCGACCCGCATCTACGACGAAATCCGCTTCACCCACGGCCAGCTGACGCGCGACGTGCGCGAGGCCATTGTCGAGACGCAACGGCAGGCAGAGCTGGAATCCGCGCTCGAGGAGTGGGAGAACTTCCTTATCCGCATCGCGGCGGTGGCGATCTTCCTGCTGCTGCTCGTGTTGCTCCTGCGCGTGGTGGGCCGGTCACTGGAGCGCGTGATTCGCGGCGCCGAGGCCTTGGACGCCGGCAACTACGAGGCCGCGCGCCTGCCGCACGTGCACACCGCGCCGAGCCGGGACATGGCGCGCCTGGCGCTGACCTTCGAGCGCCTCGCGCAGAGCATCGAGACGCGCGAACGCCAGTTGCAGAGCGACATCGAGCAGCTCAAGGAGCTCGAGCGCCTCAAGACCGACTTCGTCTCCACGGTGAGCCACGAGCTGCGCACGCCCCTGACCTCCATGCGCGGAGCCCTCGGCCTGATGCTTGGCGGCGCCAGCGGCGATCTCAATCCGAAGGGCCGCGATCTGCTGCGCATCGCGCTGACCAACACGGACCGCCTCATCCGGCTCATCAACGACATCCTCGATATCGAGAAGATCGATGCCGGGCACGTGAGCATCCGCCGCGACCAACTGAAGATTGCGCCGCTGCTGGAGTCGACGATCGCCGGCCTCGACAACTTCGCGCACGATGCGGGCGTGACGCTCAGCCTGGCACCCGTGGCGCGCATTCCCGTGAATGGCGACTCGGACAGGCTCACGCAGGTGTTCACCAACCTCATCTCCAACGCGGTCAAGTTCTCGCCCAAGGGCAGCAGCGTCGAGGTGGCTGCCACCGAGGCGGCGGGCGAGGTGCGGATCACGGTGCGCGACCACGGCCCCGGCATCCCATCAGAATTCGCCTCACGGATCTTTGGACGCTTCCAGCAGGCCGGCGGCGCAGCCTCGCGCCGCAGCGGCGGCACGGGCCTGGGGCTGGCGATCTCCAAGGCGATCACCGAACTGCACGGGGGGCGCATCGGCTTCCAAGACGCGCCGGGCGGGGGCACCGTGTTCTGGGTGGCGCTGCCCGTGGCACCCCGCGCCCCGGAAGGGGCACTCGAGGGTCACGGCGTGTTGATCGTCGAGGACGATGAGTCGATGCGGGCCGTCCTCAGCGCCTTGATCGAACCCTTCGCCCGCCCGATTCCCGCGGGGGATGCGGTGGCGGCACTCCGCGCCCTCGAGACCGACCAGGTGCGGGTGATCATCCTCGACACCGGACTGCCAGGGATGGACGGCCTCTCCTTTGCGCGCAAGCTGCGCCAGGACCCGCGCTTCCGCACGCTGTCGATCCTGCTCTACTCCGCGACCGGGTTTGCGCCCGAGGACCTCAAGGACTCGGGCATCCGCATCGCCGACGCGTTCGTGAAGACGCGTGATACGGAGGCATCGCTGGTCGATCGCGTGCGGCGCGAGCTGCAGGGGCTGCCGTAG
- a CDS encoding class II fructose-bisphosphate aldolase, with product MSTLPASVTAALGAAATIADNRLTLKDEAALASPMMDALVRLAVFGDSAEQDWARWSIWELGRAVGTYSASIHDYYMARGRGDVPPGTVPAINVRGASYDTARAIFRAAKKLDAGAIILEIARSEIAYTNQRPAEYVAVMIAAALREGRRGPVFIQGDHFQVNAKKYKADPKAEVAAVKQLALEAITAGFYNIDIDTSTLVDLSHDTLDAQQRLNYEVAVDLTRYVRSLEPKGVTISLGGEIGEVGTENSTVAELEAFMDGYNRTLEAKAKGMVGLSKISVQSGTSHGGVVLADGSIADVALDFKTLEDLSRVARAKYGLSGAVQHGASTLPDDAFFHFPKTETAEIHLATGFQNMLYDQLPDALRTEIYAWLTANAAEERKAGDTDEQFFYKTRKKALGPFKQQLWNLPADVQAKLAAAYEAKFTFFFEKLAVAGTAAAVRKYVQGPAVVRSAPGTAAAVEAAPDDPDAGE from the coding sequence ATGAGCACGCTCCCCGCCTCCGTGACCGCCGCCCTCGGCGCAGCGGCGACGATTGCCGACAATCGCCTCACACTCAAGGACGAGGCCGCGCTGGCCTCGCCGATGATGGATGCCCTCGTGCGCCTCGCCGTCTTTGGTGACAGCGCCGAGCAGGACTGGGCGCGCTGGAGCATCTGGGAGCTGGGTCGCGCGGTCGGCACGTACTCCGCGAGCATCCACGACTATTACATGGCGCGTGGCCGCGGCGACGTCCCGCCGGGCACGGTGCCGGCCATCAACGTGCGTGGCGCCTCGTACGACACGGCGCGCGCCATCTTCCGCGCCGCCAAGAAGCTCGATGCTGGCGCAATCATCCTCGAGATCGCGCGCTCGGAGATCGCCTACACCAACCAGCGGCCCGCCGAGTACGTCGCGGTGATGATCGCCGCGGCCCTGCGTGAAGGACGCCGCGGGCCGGTGTTCATCCAGGGCGACCACTTCCAGGTGAATGCCAAGAAGTACAAGGCCGACCCCAAGGCCGAGGTAGCCGCGGTGAAGCAGTTGGCCCTCGAGGCCATCACGGCCGGCTTCTACAACATCGACATCGACACGTCCACGCTGGTGGACCTCTCGCACGACACGCTCGACGCGCAGCAGCGGCTCAACTACGAGGTGGCCGTGGACCTCACGCGCTACGTGCGTTCGCTGGAGCCCAAGGGCGTGACCATCTCGCTGGGTGGCGAGATCGGCGAGGTCGGCACGGAGAACTCCACCGTCGCCGAGCTCGAGGCGTTTATGGACGGCTACAACCGCACGCTCGAGGCCAAGGCCAAGGGGATGGTCGGCCTGAGCAAGATCTCCGTGCAGTCAGGAACCTCGCACGGTGGTGTGGTGCTGGCCGACGGCTCCATTGCCGACGTGGCGCTGGACTTCAAGACGCTGGAAGACCTCTCGCGCGTGGCGCGGGCCAAGTACGGGCTCAGTGGCGCCGTGCAGCACGGCGCCTCGACGCTGCCGGACGACGCGTTCTTCCATTTCCCGAAGACGGAAACGGCGGAGATTCACTTGGCCACCGGCTTCCAGAACATGCTCTACGATCAGCTGCCCGACGCGCTGCGCACGGAGATCTACGCCTGGCTCACGGCGAACGCCGCCGAGGAGCGGAAGGCCGGCGACACGGACGAGCAGTTCTTCTACAAGACGCGCAAGAAGGCGCTCGGCCCCTTCAAGCAGCAGCTGTGGAACCTGCCGGCCGATGTGCAGGCCAAGCTCGCCGCGGCCTACGAGGCCAAGTTCACCTTCTTCTTCGAGAAGTTGGCCGTGGCCGGAACAGCAGCTGCCGTGCGGAAGTATGTGCAGGGGCCGGCGGTCGTTCGGTCCGCGCCTGGCACTGCAGCCGCCGTTGAGGCCGCACCGGACGATCCCGACGCGGGCGAGTGA
- the tal gene encoding transaldolase, translating into MTTPRTPLHTLHAAGQSIWLDFIDRSLLQGDTLAHRITGEALTGMTSNPTIFEKALASGTAYDAQLKASAAGRSAWDLFELVETDDVRVACDAFRGVYDASKQQDGFVSIEVSPGAADDADATVEEAHRLWKTVDRPNVMIKVPGTAAGCVALERLIADGMNVNVTLLFAVQAYDRVIEAYLRGLEARAAAGKPLAHVASVASFFVSRVDTAIDAKLDAMVKAGTLDAARADALKGKAAIANAKRAYKLFQQRFAGARWAALSAKGAQVQRPLWASTSTKNPAYRDTIYVEALIGPHTVNTMPPNTLEAFKDHGVTARTVDADVDAAEALLTELESLGISLDAVTDTLLSEGLASFQKSFDTLVAGIEQKTAALGQAVAASR; encoded by the coding sequence ATGACCACGCCCCGCACGCCCCTCCACACGCTCCACGCCGCCGGCCAGTCCATCTGGCTCGACTTCATCGACCGCAGCCTGCTGCAGGGCGACACGCTCGCGCACCGCATCACCGGCGAGGCGCTGACGGGGATGACGTCGAATCCGACGATCTTCGAGAAGGCCCTCGCCTCGGGTACGGCCTACGACGCGCAACTCAAGGCGTCGGCCGCGGGTCGCAGCGCCTGGGACTTGTTCGAGCTGGTGGAGACGGACGATGTGCGCGTGGCCTGCGATGCCTTCCGCGGCGTCTACGACGCCTCGAAGCAGCAGGATGGCTTCGTGAGCATCGAGGTCTCGCCGGGTGCGGCCGATGACGCCGACGCCACGGTCGAGGAGGCGCACCGCCTGTGGAAGACGGTGGATCGCCCGAACGTGATGATCAAGGTGCCGGGCACGGCGGCCGGCTGCGTGGCGCTGGAGCGCCTGATCGCCGATGGCATGAACGTCAACGTGACGCTGCTCTTCGCCGTGCAGGCCTACGATCGCGTGATCGAGGCCTACCTGCGCGGGCTCGAAGCGCGCGCCGCCGCCGGCAAGCCCCTCGCGCACGTGGCCTCCGTGGCCTCGTTCTTCGTGTCGCGGGTGGACACGGCCATTGATGCCAAGCTCGATGCGATGGTGAAGGCGGGCACGCTCGATGCCGCGCGCGCCGACGCGCTCAAGGGCAAGGCCGCCATCGCCAACGCCAAGCGCGCCTACAAGCTCTTCCAGCAGCGCTTCGCTGGTGCGCGCTGGGCCGCGCTCTCGGCGAAGGGTGCGCAGGTGCAGCGCCCGCTCTGGGCCAGCACCAGCACCAAGAACCCGGCCTACCGCGATACCATCTACGTCGAGGCGCTCATCGGCCCGCACACGGTGAACACGATGCCGCCGAACACGCTGGAGGCCTTCAAGGACCACGGCGTCACGGCGCGCACGGTGGATGCCGACGTGGATGCCGCCGAGGCCCTGCTCACCGAGTTGGAGTCGCTCGGCATCTCGCTCGACGCCGTGACTGACACGTTGCTCAGCGAGGGCCTGGCATCGTTCCAGAAGTCCTTCGACACGCTGGTCGCCGGCATCGAGCAGAAGACCGCGGCGCTGGGCCAGGCCGTTGCCGCCAGCCGCTAG
- a CDS encoding YtxH domain-containing protein translates to MRGRTDDPAVVVTRRRDSGFGSFLLGMAVGAGLALLFAPQSGEDTRRELRRTARRVRRQARDLADSGREAASEMVRVGKDMVEDVKTSGREMMDDVKRSGRAMARDIKKSGRSAARDAREALEARLAKHREAFEDEGEDGV, encoded by the coding sequence ATGCGGGGCAGGACCGATGACCCGGCGGTGGTCGTGACGCGACGCCGCGACTCTGGTTTCGGCAGCTTCCTGCTGGGGATGGCGGTGGGGGCCGGCTTGGCCCTGCTGTTCGCGCCGCAGTCGGGCGAGGACACCCGGCGCGAGCTCCGGCGTACCGCGCGCCGCGTGCGGCGACAGGCACGCGACCTCGCCGACTCGGGCCGCGAGGCGGCCTCCGAGATGGTGCGCGTGGGCAAGGACATGGTCGAGGACGTGAAGACCAGCGGCCGCGAGATGATGGACGACGTGAAGCGCAGCGGCCGCGCGATGGCCCGCGACATCAAGAAGAGCGGCCGCAGCGCGGCGCGCGACGCCCGCGAGGCACTCGAGGCGCGGCTCGCAAAGCATCGCGAGGCCTTCGAGGATGAGGGAGAAGACGGCGTCTGA
- a CDS encoding MBL fold metallo-hydrolase — protein sequence MKLTFLGTGTSFGVPQIGCHCATCRSDDPRDRRTRVGAVVEDAGLRLLLDTPPELRLQLIAAGVDRVDAVLFTHEHADHTHGIDDIRAISVRRDGALPMYGPAETLATLAQRFPYIFDAAMKPLPGTSKPEGFAYPLEPGVPTRIGHLEVTPVALPHGRLRVFGYRIGPLAYVTDAKSLPDDALAILRGCEVLVLNALFRTAHPTHLSISEAVDTAARVGAKRVYLTHLTHETTHAALAAALPEGIAPAYDGLTVEIC from the coding sequence GTGAAGCTGACCTTCCTGGGCACCGGGACCAGTTTTGGCGTGCCGCAGATCGGCTGCCACTGCGCGACCTGTCGCTCGGACGATCCGCGGGACCGGCGCACGCGCGTGGGCGCCGTGGTCGAGGATGCAGGCCTGCGATTGCTGCTCGACACGCCGCCCGAACTGCGCCTGCAGTTGATCGCCGCCGGCGTGGATCGTGTTGATGCCGTGCTGTTCACGCACGAGCACGCCGACCACACGCACGGCATCGACGATATCCGCGCCATCTCCGTGCGTCGCGACGGCGCGCTGCCGATGTATGGGCCCGCGGAGACGCTGGCCACCTTGGCGCAACGCTTCCCGTACATCTTCGACGCGGCAATGAAGCCGCTCCCGGGAACGAGCAAGCCTGAGGGCTTTGCGTATCCGTTGGAGCCGGGCGTGCCGACGCGCATCGGGCATCTCGAGGTGACGCCGGTTGCGCTGCCGCACGGTCGCCTGCGTGTGTTTGGCTATCGCATCGGGCCGCTGGCCTACGTGACGGACGCGAAATCGCTGCCGGACGACGCGCTGGCCATCCTGCGCGGCTGCGAGGTGCTGGTGCTCAACGCGCTGTTCCGCACCGCGCACCCGACGCACCTCTCGATCAGCGAGGCGGTGGACACAGCGGCGCGCGTCGGGGCCAAGCGCGTGTACCTCACGCACCTCACGCACGAGACGACGCACGCCGCCCTGGCGGCCGCGCTGCCCGAGGGCATTGCTCCCGCGTACGACGGCCTGACCGTGGAGATCTGCTGA
- a CDS encoding YihY/virulence factor BrkB family protein, with product MFLAGGVAFNLLLAGVPFILLVASIIGFVLGESGPDATARVQSVLDRLLPPQFDVGGSILDPVLDDVVRTRTAVGVSGAVLFLWFSARLFAALRSVMRLVFEHGKDRSYVGGLLWDLHLSLMTVLMMGVWVFTSAWLTTGSGRIGAALLEFGLRDDALSQLEVVIGRSIAVGSVIAIFVSLYRWLPKQRTEWLAAFAGGVTAGALFEVARFVFGAVVRMFPPASIYTGTLGALVTVVFWTYYAALIFLVGAEVASATRSHFISPPPD from the coding sequence ATGTTCCTCGCCGGCGGGGTGGCATTCAATCTGCTCCTCGCCGGCGTGCCGTTTATCCTCCTCGTCGCCAGCATCATTGGCTTCGTGCTCGGCGAGTCCGGACCCGACGCCACCGCCCGCGTGCAGTCCGTGCTGGATCGCCTGCTGCCGCCGCAGTTCGACGTCGGCGGCTCGATCCTCGATCCGGTGCTGGACGACGTCGTGCGCACCCGCACCGCCGTCGGCGTCTCGGGCGCGGTGCTCTTCCTCTGGTTCTCGGCGCGACTCTTCGCCGCGCTGCGCAGCGTGATGCGCCTCGTGTTCGAGCACGGCAAGGATCGCAGCTATGTCGGCGGGCTGCTCTGGGACCTGCATCTCTCGCTGATGACCGTGCTGATGATGGGCGTCTGGGTCTTCACCAGCGCCTGGCTGACAACCGGCAGCGGCCGCATCGGCGCGGCATTGCTCGAGTTCGGGCTGCGCGACGATGCCCTGTCGCAGCTGGAGGTCGTCATCGGCCGCAGCATCGCGGTGGGTAGCGTCATCGCCATCTTCGTGTCGCTGTATCGTTGGTTGCCGAAGCAACGCACCGAGTGGCTGGCCGCCTTCGCCGGCGGCGTCACGGCCGGCGCGCTGTTCGAGGTCGCGCGCTTCGTCTTCGGGGCCGTGGTACGGATGTTTCCGCCGGCCTCGATCTACACGGGCACGCTCGGCGCATTGGTCACCGTCGTCTTCTGGACGTACTATGCGGCGTTGATCTTCCTTGTCGGCGCCGAGGTCGCGAGCGCGACCCGAAGCCACTTCATCTCTCCGCCACCGGACTAG
- a CDS encoding glycosyltransferase family 2 protein — MSPAVVDALATLVLWTDRSALVYLLLLNTGYALLLVMSIPELWKHWRLSADEHLRRLLSSEALPPLSLLVPAHNEEVTIASSVLSFLTLEYPHLEVVVVNDGSRDRTMDVMMREFDLYEVPPAFPVRIATKQVRAYYRSRRHARLLVLDKENGGKADALNAAMNSARHPFVVAVDADTLIEPDALVRLARPFLLGANVAAVGGTIRVANNCVVELGRVVEARVDSRWLGGCQTVEYLRAFLFGRLAWNWLGGNLLISGAFGLFRKQYLFAIGGYRTGNVTEDMDLCVRLQRYLHEHGIEAELPFIPDPVAWTEVPSDLRVLRRQRERWHRGLIGTMLAHRVMLFNPRYRAAGMLAYPFFFFGEMLAPLVELVGWVGLALGLSVGLVDRQFALLFLAVAVGFGTLLSVWAIVLEEASFRRYGRPADLVRLIWYAVIEGLGYRQMTVLFRLQGFYNFLRGNESWGRMTRAGIGTAKKAA, encoded by the coding sequence GTGAGTCCCGCCGTGGTGGACGCGCTGGCGACGCTGGTACTCTGGACCGACCGCTCCGCGCTGGTCTATCTGCTGCTGCTCAACACCGGGTACGCACTGCTGCTGGTGATGTCGATCCCCGAGCTCTGGAAGCACTGGCGGCTCTCGGCCGACGAGCACCTTCGGCGGCTGCTCTCGTCGGAGGCGCTGCCGCCGCTGTCGCTGCTGGTGCCCGCACACAACGAGGAAGTCACAATTGCCTCCAGCGTGCTCTCGTTCCTGACGCTTGAGTATCCGCACCTCGAGGTCGTGGTCGTGAACGACGGCTCGCGCGACCGCACGATGGACGTGATGATGCGCGAGTTCGATCTCTACGAGGTGCCGCCGGCGTTTCCCGTGCGCATCGCGACGAAGCAGGTGCGGGCCTACTATCGCTCGCGGCGCCACGCGCGCCTGCTTGTGCTCGACAAGGAGAATGGCGGCAAGGCCGATGCCCTGAATGCCGCGATGAACTCGGCGCGGCATCCCTTCGTAGTGGCCGTCGATGCCGACACCTTAATCGAGCCGGACGCGCTCGTGCGGCTGGCGCGGCCATTCCTGCTCGGGGCGAACGTCGCCGCGGTGGGCGGGACGATTCGGGTGGCCAACAACTGCGTGGTGGAGCTCGGGCGCGTCGTCGAGGCGCGGGTGGACTCGCGGTGGCTTGGCGGCTGCCAGACCGTGGAATACCTGCGCGCCTTCCTTTTCGGGCGACTCGCGTGGAACTGGCTCGGCGGCAATCTGCTGATCTCCGGGGCCTTTGGACTGTTCCGCAAGCAGTATTTGTTCGCCATCGGTGGCTATCGCACGGGCAATGTCACGGAGGACATGGACCTCTGCGTGCGCCTGCAGCGCTACCTGCACGAGCACGGCATCGAGGCCGAGTTGCCGTTCATCCCCGACCCGGTGGCGTGGACGGAGGTGCCCTCCGACCTGCGGGTGCTGCGGCGGCAGCGCGAACGCTGGCACCGCGGCTTGATCGGCACGATGCTGGCGCACCGCGTGATGCTCTTCAATCCGCGCTATCGTGCCGCCGGGATGCTGGCGTACCCCTTCTTCTTCTTCGGCGAGATGCTGGCGCCATTGGTCGAGCTGGTGGGTTGGGTCGGGCTGGCGCTGGGACTCTCGGTGGGCCTCGTGGACAGGCAGTTTGCGCTGCTGTTCCTGGCCGTGGCCGTGGGGTTCGGCACCCTGCTCTCGGTCTGGGCCATCGTGCTTGAGGAGGCGTCGTTCCGCCGTTACGGTCGTCCGGCCGACCTAGTGCGCCTGATCTGGTATGCCGTCATCGAGGGCCTGGGTTATCGGCAGATGACGGTGCTGTTCCGCCTGCAGGGCTTCTACAACTTCCTGCGCGGGAACGAGTCCTGGGGGCGCATGACGCGCGCGGGGATCGGGACGGCGAAGAAGGCGGCGTAG
- the pyk gene encoding pyruvate kinase encodes MSFDATKIVATIGPASSNPDVIRQLVLAGMNVARLNFSHGTHEQHARTVSNIRGIAQELGRSVAILGDLQGPRIRIGTLAEARQLTEGETLVLAPEDVAREGEIPVTYDDIAKDVQSGGTILVDDGLIALRVTGVDAPRVAVQVRYGGLLKSNKGMNLPGIDVSAPSLTEKDREDIPFAIEHELDYLALSFVRRPEDIAELKAMLPKGMLVVAKIEKDSALTRIEAILREADAVMVARGDLGVELPFEEVPLAQKRIILLAARFGRPVITATQMLESMVQHPRPTRAEASDVANAILDGTDAVMLSAETAAGLNPVLAVQAMRRIASAAERAPVQRGQGIDRLEAGKATVEETIASASVTAVRLLGARNLVVFTKSGFSARVVAARRPNVRIVVLTDNDRTYQQLAMVWGVVPFLVPHCDTYDQMAELARGLLVKNGLATTGERIVVTAGVPFDVPGTTNQLKVETV; translated from the coding sequence ATTTCTTTCGACGCGACCAAGATCGTCGCGACCATCGGCCCCGCCTCGTCCAACCCGGATGTCATTCGGCAGTTGGTGCTGGCGGGCATGAATGTCGCGCGCCTCAACTTCTCGCACGGCACGCACGAGCAGCACGCGCGCACCGTGTCCAACATCCGCGGGATCGCGCAGGAACTCGGCCGCTCGGTGGCCATCCTCGGCGACCTGCAGGGTCCACGCATTCGCATCGGCACGCTGGCCGAGGCGCGGCAGCTTACCGAGGGCGAGACGTTGGTGCTGGCGCCGGAGGACGTGGCCCGCGAGGGCGAGATTCCCGTCACCTACGACGACATCGCCAAGGACGTGCAGTCCGGCGGCACCATCCTCGTGGACGACGGCCTGATCGCGCTGCGCGTGACGGGCGTGGACGCGCCCCGTGTGGCGGTGCAGGTGCGCTACGGCGGCCTGCTCAAGAGCAACAAGGGCATGAACCTGCCGGGCATCGACGTGTCGGCGCCCTCGCTCACGGAGAAGGACCGCGAGGACATCCCCTTCGCCATCGAGCACGAGCTGGACTATCTCGCCCTGAGCTTCGTGCGCCGGCCCGAAGACATCGCCGAGCTCAAGGCGATGCTGCCCAAGGGCATGCTCGTAGTCGCGAAGATCGAGAAGGACTCCGCGCTGACGCGCATCGAGGCCATCCTGCGTGAGGCCGATGCGGTGATGGTCGCGCGCGGCGACCTCGGCGTCGAGTTGCCCTTCGAGGAAGTGCCGCTCGCGCAGAAGCGCATCATCCTGCTGGCGGCGCGCTTTGGCCGGCCGGTCATCACGGCCACGCAGATGCTGGAGTCGATGGTGCAGCACCCGCGCCCGACGCGTGCCGAGGCCAGCGACGTGGCCAACGCGATCCTCGACGGCACGGATGCGGTGATGCTCTCGGCGGAGACCGCGGCGGGGCTCAACCCCGTGCTCGCGGTGCAGGCGATGCGGCGCATTGCCTCGGCCGCTGAACGCGCGCCGGTGCAGCGCGGGCAGGGCATCGACCGGCTCGAGGCCGGCAAGGCGACAGTCGAGGAGACCATCGCCTCCGCCAGCGTGACGGCGGTGCGCCTGCTCGGCGCGCGCAACCTCGTGGTGTTCACCAAGAGCGGCTTCTCGGCGCGCGTGGTGGCGGCGCGGCGGCCGAATGTGCGCATCGTCGTGCTCACGGACAACGACCGCACCTACCAGCAGCTCGCGATGGTCTGGGGTGTCGTCCCCTTCCTCGTGCCGCACTGCGACACCTACGACCAGATGGCCGAGCTGGCGCGCGGGCTGCTCGTGAAGAACGGCCTCGCCACGACGGGTGAGCGCATCGTGGTCACGGCCGGCGTGCCCTTCGACGTGCCGGGCACGACGAACCAGCTAAAGGTCGAGACGGTGTGA